The Chlamydia trachomatis A/HAR-13 nucleotide sequence CAGCTCCCTTTGTTCATAGATGCGTTGTTAATGTGGGAAAATAGCTATGTGCATCCGGACTATTCTTTAGTCTTAGAAAGGATGAAACCAGCTGTTTTACAAGATGGTATACGTACGCAAAAAATCTGTCAGGCAATTGCCGATTCAAAAATCAAAAAATTAAAAGAAAAACTGATAGAGCTATTCAGTGATGAACTCGTTTTTTGTGTTTCTCAAGGAAACACAGTGTGCGCTGACCAATATTTAGCTCTGTTGAAAATGCTAGATCCTCGCTCTTCTTGGGGGCATAAATTGTTACTTTCCGAGAAGGAGATTGTGAATATGGTTTGCGAGGATGATGCACAATACTCGCGATTAAAAGACTATCTACTGTTATGGGAGGAGCAAGATATCGCTGATGTGGATCGGCAACAGTTAATGCATTATCTATTCTTCAGTGCCAAACATTTATGGAGAGGAGGTCAGGAGGAAGCCTGCCTGCGCCTCTTAAAGGAAATCCTAGTATTTTCTCAGAATGAGAAGACCTGTCTTAATCGCACGCTTCGTCTGGTTAAGCATTTCTACACCCAGGCTTTAGCTATGCGGAATTTCACGCATTTAGTGTGGATAGAGAATTTTTTAGATGAGGTCGGATTGCCCAAGACTCTAGCTAGCGATGCCGAAATTGCGAATTGTTTAGCAGATGCGCAATATCTTTTTGCTAAAGGCGATTATCGTCTTTGTATTGTGTATAGTTCTTGGCTGGCGCGTGTGGCTCCTTCAACAGAAGCCTTGCAACTACTTGGGTTAAGCTTGGTAGAGCAAAAAGAATACACGGAAGCTTTGGAAGTCTTTCAAAGACTTCCTTTAGGGGAGGATACTTGGAATTCCCAAGTACACAAAGCTTCGCTTTTGTGCTATAAATACATAGCACGACAGCAAAAAGAAAAATCTTTCCCGTGAATGTAAATCAGCACGTTCAAGATATTGTACAATCTTTGTTAGCACAACATATTCTTCTCCCTTTTGATATAGCCTTTGCTCAAAAGCATATATCCCAGGAGGAGGTTAGTCAGGAAGCAGAGGCTTTCTTAGCTACAGCCTCTGCATTATTGCGTTGTGGATATCCTTATTTTTCTATCTGTGATAAGACGATTCATCCCACGCTCCCAGGGATTTCAAGTAAACAACTCTTCGAATGGTTCCAAGTGTTATCTTCTCGTATAAAAGAAGAACTGTTTGAAGTCGTTAATCATAAAATCTACCTACGCTCATTATTTCTTTTACGGGAGAAAGTGTTTCATAAGTTGCATAGGTTGGCAGGAGCTGTA carries:
- a CDS encoding DUF1347 family protein, yielding MVRVFLLVVFLLSCFSAGGRLYVFFSSRDDSPSHYDHTHRTVARLREGSTLAEGLSMEQEQMYSLCCQGFSLQMQRKFQESEEIFSRIHKRKTSAPFVLQRELLEGRILNAYFLNNLSLMAECITELEKVSGVEAHLLFFKALHAHRTKQYHLAVDVLSRWFGHVDQTKPFCLDTNVYELFSPYVLEEMAAESLIGARRYAEGRIVINSVFNKIFAREYAWSVDMYNRLVLMLGQSYLLELQEGVRSDLLPEYYETILFYQKQMKGFDAVAYKTFFPESMLVPTIMQHIFVIPETQLPLFIDALLMWENSYVHPDYSLVLERMKPAVLQDGIRTQKICQAIADSKIKKLKEKLIELFSDELVFCVSQGNTVCADQYLALLKMLDPRSSWGHKLLLSEKEIVNMVCEDDAQYSRLKDYLLLWEEQDIADVDRQQLMHYLFFSAKHLWRGGQEEACLRLLKEILVFSQNEKTCLNRTLRLVKHFYTQALAMRNFTHLVWIENFLDEVGLPKTLASDAEIANCLADAQYLFAKGDYRLCIVYSSWLARVAPSTEALQLLGLSLVEQKEYTEALEVFQRLPLGEDTWNSQVHKASLLCYKYIARQQKEKSFP